A window of the Synechococcus sp. JA-3-3Ab genome harbors these coding sequences:
- a CDS encoding RluA family pseudouridine synthase — protein sequence MEDPRDPVAEIRRVTVTEKQQGLRLDRGLAEQLPELSRSRLQQLIRQGQVWLNGQPCLDKDRPLQAGDQIEVRIPPATPTPLQPERIPLDILYEDEDLLVINKPRGLVVHPAPGHASGTLVHALLAHCPRLSGINGEQRPGIVHRLDKDTTGALVIAKHDQAHQHLQAQIQAKTARRIYLGVVFGRPAQSQGTISAPIGRHPVDRQKMAVVPPGQGRAAVTHWQVLERLGNYTLMQFELETGRTHQIRVHAAHLRLPIVGDPLYTQSKTSPVKLSGQALHAWKLSFVHPRTGQPLQVTAPLPEEFERLLRQLRSQAG from the coding sequence ATGGAAGACCCCAGAGATCCAGTGGCAGAAATTCGCCGGGTGACAGTGACGGAAAAACAGCAGGGCTTGCGGCTGGATCGGGGGTTGGCAGAACAACTGCCGGAGCTGTCGCGCTCGCGCCTGCAGCAGCTTATCCGCCAGGGCCAAGTTTGGCTGAACGGCCAGCCCTGCCTGGATAAGGATCGCCCCCTGCAGGCCGGGGATCAAATCGAGGTGCGGATCCCGCCGGCCACCCCCACCCCCTTGCAGCCGGAGCGGATCCCCTTAGATATCCTCTATGAAGATGAGGATCTGCTTGTCATCAACAAGCCGCGCGGCCTGGTGGTGCACCCGGCTCCTGGACATGCCAGCGGCACCCTAGTGCATGCGCTGCTGGCCCACTGTCCTCGCCTTTCTGGGATCAACGGCGAGCAGCGTCCGGGGATCGTCCATCGCCTCGACAAGGACACCACCGGCGCCCTGGTGATCGCCAAACACGATCAGGCCCACCAGCACCTGCAGGCTCAGATTCAAGCCAAGACCGCTCGGCGCATCTACCTAGGGGTGGTGTTTGGCCGGCCAGCCCAAAGCCAAGGTACCATCTCTGCCCCCATTGGCCGCCACCCGGTGGATCGCCAGAAGATGGCGGTTGTGCCCCCCGGCCAAGGGCGAGCAGCGGTAACCCACTGGCAGGTGCTGGAGCGCCTGGGCAACTACACCCTGATGCAGTTTGAGCTGGAGACCGGGCGCACCCATCAAATTCGGGTGCACGCCGCCCACCTGCGCCTGCCCATTGTCGGGGATCCCCTCTACACCCAGAGCAAAACCAGCCCCGTCAAACTCAGCGGCCAAGCTCTGCATGCCTGGAAGCTCTCCTTTGTCCACCCGCGCACCGGCCAGCCGCTGCAGGTTACCGCCCCTCTGCCGGAAGAGTTCGAGCGGCTGCTACGGCAGTTGCGCAGCCAGGCCGGCTAG
- the ppsA gene encoding phosphoenolpyruvate synthase, producing MLDGAALGSQLQQPPQRQPGSEPPLVLSLTEVGLRDIAQVGGKNASLGEMLQQLAPKGIRVPLGFATTAHAYRQFIAAAGLEEKLREIFKDLDIEDVRNLRERGKAARTLILQTPFPPELEQAIAKAYQELCERYGPDTDVAVRSSATAEDLPDASFAGQQETYLNVRGVRAVLNACHHCFASLFTDRAISYRQIKGFDHFQVALSVGVQKMVRSDLACSGVMFSIDPETGFKDAVLITAAYGLGENVVQGIVNPDEYVVFKPTLQQGRRPILSRKLGSKALKLVYDEEGSRFTKNVPVPESLRRQYALKDDEILELARWACLIEEHYSALRGRFTPMDIEWAKDGITGELFIVQARPETVQSQKAANRLKTYRLTQPQARPEPLVRGRAVGEAIGQGTARVILDVRRSDQFQAGEVLVTEKTDPDWEPIMKKASAIVTNQGGRTCHAAIIARELGIPAIVGCGNATQLLRSGDPITVSCAEGEEGRVYPGLLSYEVTEIPLEELPRPRTQLMMNVGNPEKAFGLSEIPCDGVGLARLEFIIANHIQVHPLALVHYEEAVKEEPRLAELTAQYSDKPEYFVDKLAQGVATIAAAFYPKPVIVRLSDFKSNEYAHLLGGSRYEPHEENPMIGWRGASRYTDPRYRDGFALECRAMKRVRDEMGLTNVILMVPFCRTPEEGHKVLEEMARHGLVRGENGLQVYVMCELPSNVILADEFCQIFDGFSIGSNDLTQLTLGLDRDSALVAHLFDERHEAVKRMIAQVIQTVKSHGRKIGICGQAPSDYPDFARFLVQQGIDSISLNPDSLLKTLLVVAEAEAGR from the coding sequence ATGTTGGATGGAGCAGCGCTGGGGTCCCAGCTTCAGCAACCCCCTCAACGCCAGCCTGGCTCAGAGCCGCCCTTGGTTTTGTCTCTCACAGAGGTGGGCCTGCGGGATATTGCTCAGGTAGGCGGGAAAAACGCCTCCTTGGGAGAAATGCTGCAGCAGTTAGCCCCCAAAGGGATCCGCGTGCCCCTGGGGTTTGCCACCACGGCCCATGCCTATCGCCAGTTCATCGCCGCTGCCGGCCTCGAGGAGAAGCTGCGGGAGATCTTCAAAGACCTCGATATCGAGGATGTGCGGAACCTGCGCGAGCGGGGCAAGGCCGCCCGCACCTTGATTTTGCAGACGCCTTTCCCCCCAGAGCTGGAGCAGGCCATTGCCAAGGCCTACCAGGAGCTGTGCGAGCGCTACGGCCCCGATACCGATGTGGCGGTGCGCTCCAGCGCCACCGCCGAAGACCTGCCGGATGCCAGCTTTGCCGGCCAGCAGGAGACCTACCTGAACGTGCGTGGAGTGCGGGCAGTGCTCAATGCCTGTCACCACTGTTTTGCCAGCTTGTTTACCGACCGGGCCATCTCCTACCGCCAGATCAAGGGCTTTGACCACTTTCAAGTGGCCCTTTCGGTGGGGGTGCAGAAGATGGTGCGCTCCGACCTGGCCTGCTCGGGGGTGATGTTCTCCATCGACCCAGAAACGGGCTTTAAAGACGCGGTGCTGATCACCGCCGCCTACGGGCTGGGGGAAAACGTGGTGCAAGGGATCGTCAACCCCGATGAGTACGTGGTCTTCAAACCCACCCTCCAGCAGGGGCGGCGGCCCATCCTCTCCCGCAAGCTGGGCAGCAAGGCCCTGAAGCTGGTCTACGACGAGGAGGGATCCCGTTTCACCAAAAACGTACCCGTCCCCGAAAGCCTGCGCCGGCAATATGCCCTCAAGGACGACGAGATCCTGGAGCTGGCTCGCTGGGCCTGCCTCATCGAAGAGCACTACTCGGCGCTGCGGGGCCGCTTCACCCCCATGGACATCGAGTGGGCCAAAGATGGGATCACGGGCGAGCTGTTCATCGTCCAGGCCCGCCCCGAGACGGTGCAGTCCCAAAAGGCGGCCAACCGCCTCAAGACCTATCGCTTGACGCAGCCGCAGGCGCGCCCAGAACCCCTGGTGCGGGGACGAGCAGTGGGGGAGGCCATTGGCCAGGGCACAGCTCGAGTCATTTTGGATGTGCGCCGCTCGGATCAGTTCCAAGCCGGCGAGGTGCTGGTGACGGAGAAAACAGATCCCGACTGGGAGCCAATCATGAAAAAGGCCAGCGCCATCGTCACCAACCAAGGGGGGCGCACCTGCCATGCGGCCATCATCGCCCGCGAGCTGGGGATCCCGGCCATTGTTGGCTGCGGCAACGCCACGCAGTTGCTCCGCTCCGGCGATCCTATCACCGTCTCCTGTGCCGAAGGGGAGGAAGGGCGCGTCTATCCTGGCTTGCTGTCCTATGAAGTTACAGAGATCCCCCTCGAGGAGCTGCCCCGCCCCCGCACCCAACTGATGATGAACGTGGGCAACCCGGAAAAAGCCTTTGGCCTCAGCGAGATCCCTTGCGATGGCGTGGGTCTGGCGCGGCTGGAGTTCATCATCGCCAACCACATCCAGGTGCACCCTCTAGCGTTGGTTCACTACGAGGAGGCGGTCAAGGAGGAGCCGCGCCTGGCAGAGCTCACCGCCCAGTATTCTGACAAGCCGGAGTACTTTGTGGACAAGCTGGCCCAGGGAGTGGCCACCATCGCCGCTGCCTTCTACCCCAAGCCGGTGATCGTGCGGCTATCGGACTTCAAGAGCAACGAATACGCCCACCTGCTGGGCGGATCCCGCTACGAGCCTCACGAGGAAAACCCCATGATTGGCTGGCGGGGGGCCTCCCGCTACACCGATCCCCGCTATCGCGACGGCTTTGCCCTCGAGTGCCGGGCCATGAAACGGGTGCGGGACGAGATGGGCCTGACCAACGTCATCTTGATGGTCCCCTTCTGCCGCACCCCCGAAGAAGGGCACAAGGTGCTGGAGGAGATGGCCCGCCACGGCCTGGTGCGAGGGGAAAACGGCCTGCAGGTGTACGTCATGTGCGAGCTGCCCAGCAACGTCATCCTGGCCGACGAGTTCTGCCAGATCTTCGACGGCTTTTCCATCGGCTCCAACGACCTCACCCAGCTCACCCTGGGGTTGGACCGCGACTCCGCCCTGGTGGCCCATCTTTTTGACGAGCGCCACGAGGCGGTCAAGCGGATGATCGCCCAGGTAATCCAGACCGTGAAAAGCCACGGGCGCAAGATTGGCATCTGTGGCCAGGCCCCCAGCGACTACCCCGACTTTGCCCGCTTCCTGGTGCAGCAGGGGATCGACTCCATCAGCCTCAACCCCGATTCCCTGCTGAAAACCCTGTTGGTGGTGGCCGAGGCAGAAGCTGGCCGATAG
- a CDS encoding dihydrolipoamide acetyltransferase family protein: MIHELSMPALSSTMETGKIVAWLKNPGDRVEKGENILVVESDKADMDVESFHSGILASILIPAGESAPVGAPIALIAETEAEVAEAQERAKALSKGALPATAPTAVPTPTVQQPTPVPAAIPTPTLPTGSNGAGSQRILASPRAKKLAESLGIDLRTVRGSGPGGRIVAEDVERAAAQAASTQAAAPPPVSAAAPLGEVVPLSTLQAAVVRNMNASLGVPVFHVGYTITTDSLDQLYQQVKPKGVTLTALLVKAVALTLEKHPLLNASYTENGIHYKAEINIAVAVAMEDGGLITPVLKQANRVDLYELSRRWKELVERARRKQLQPEEYNSGTFTLSNLGMFGVDRFDAILPPNQGAILAVGAARPTVVATPEKAIAIRSQMQVNLTCDHRVIYGAHAAAFLQDLAQLLEQKVGSLTL; encoded by the coding sequence ATGATCCACGAACTCTCCATGCCGGCCCTCAGCTCCACCATGGAAACGGGCAAGATCGTCGCCTGGCTGAAAAACCCCGGCGACCGGGTGGAGAAAGGGGAAAACATCCTGGTGGTGGAGTCGGACAAGGCGGACATGGACGTGGAGTCCTTCCACAGCGGCATTCTGGCCAGCATCCTCATCCCAGCAGGGGAATCGGCGCCGGTGGGCGCCCCCATCGCCCTCATTGCCGAAACCGAAGCGGAGGTGGCCGAGGCCCAAGAGCGAGCCAAGGCCCTCTCTAAGGGTGCTCTACCGGCAACTGCACCTACTGCAGTCCCCACCCCCACAGTTCAACAGCCAACCCCTGTCCCTGCGGCGATCCCCACCCCCACCCTTCCAACTGGCTCCAACGGGGCCGGATCCCAGCGGATCCTGGCTTCCCCACGGGCGAAAAAATTGGCAGAAAGCCTGGGGATCGACCTGCGCACGGTGCGCGGCTCCGGCCCTGGTGGGCGCATCGTGGCCGAAGATGTGGAGCGGGCTGCAGCTCAGGCCGCCTCTACGCAAGCGGCAGCTCCCCCCCCTGTCTCTGCGGCTGCCCCGTTGGGAGAAGTGGTTCCCTTGAGCACGTTGCAGGCGGCGGTGGTGCGCAACATGAACGCCAGCTTGGGCGTGCCGGTGTTCCACGTCGGCTACACCATCACCACCGACAGCCTGGATCAGCTTTACCAACAGGTGAAGCCCAAAGGGGTAACCCTGACGGCCCTTTTGGTGAAAGCGGTGGCCCTGACCCTAGAAAAGCATCCCCTCCTCAACGCCAGCTACACGGAAAACGGGATCCACTACAAAGCCGAGATCAACATTGCCGTGGCGGTGGCCATGGAAGACGGCGGCCTGATCACCCCTGTGCTCAAGCAGGCCAACCGCGTTGACCTGTACGAACTCTCACGGCGTTGGAAGGAGCTGGTGGAGCGGGCGCGGCGCAAGCAACTGCAGCCGGAGGAGTACAACAGCGGCACCTTTACCCTCTCCAACCTGGGCATGTTTGGGGTGGATCGCTTCGACGCCATCCTGCCTCCCAACCAAGGAGCTATTTTGGCCGTCGGCGCTGCTCGCCCCACCGTGGTGGCCACACCAGAAAAAGCCATCGCCATCCGCTCCCAGATGCAGGTCAACCTCACCTGCGACCACCGCGTCATTTACGGCGCCCACGCTGCGGCCTTCTTGCAAGATCTGGCCCAGTTGTTAGAACAAAAGGTGGGATCCCTGACGCTGTAG
- a CDS encoding right-handed parallel beta-helix repeat-containing protein, translating to MLTLLAGIAFGCGGGTGNSPPLPSPGSGSVVLQVDPARGPFTKVADAVAEAQRLQNATAGLEVLIQILGAGRERLQGNLALDGGDGTNGGRIRITSSAAYEILTGPFDLIVASQTSLQGVDVVLEGGRVQVNNGNFQPSKVTLNDPRSNILVNGNAAVLEGVLGQLAQIFCRQFSDPCVQISGNGRVASISSTVSKAGGVGIGTVPGSNPTIENSTILLQAVRALAVRYSDNSGGVFRNNQIEGDPATAATAAPVQARQAATDGTTGIQLDGAGSAPAIQFNRIGVGRIAGSVGIRILQGSQARTISDNTFITRSEGMGVGIQVVAGTPETVVAAYLANNRFQGNFAERISVGPVPTPTPELTPTPTPEPTPRLTPTPIPAPTPRPTPRPTPTPAPTPTPELTPTPTPEPTPRLTPTPIPEPIPRPTPTPTPTLTPTPAGVTITIPGLPAGATVRVTGAGGSPVIATSTSVSGDVVIFPGPFTIPFGGQVRVTPAIPLPGPIRVGGTTLTIFDNTTNPGSTTYFNLGPAISVN from the coding sequence TTGCTGACTCTGTTGGCAGGGATCGCTTTCGGCTGTGGAGGAGGCACAGGCAACTCTCCCCCTCTGCCGTCGCCAGGTAGTGGATCTGTCGTCCTGCAAGTGGATCCGGCCAGGGGCCCCTTTACCAAGGTGGCTGATGCCGTTGCAGAAGCGCAGCGGCTGCAAAATGCCACAGCAGGACTAGAGGTGCTGATCCAGATTTTGGGGGCAGGTAGAGAGAGGCTGCAGGGCAACCTGGCCCTAGATGGGGGCGACGGCACCAACGGCGGACGGATTCGCATCACCAGCTCCGCAGCCTACGAGATCCTGACCGGACCCTTCGACCTGATTGTAGCTAGCCAAACCAGCCTACAGGGGGTGGATGTGGTGCTAGAAGGTGGGCGCGTTCAGGTGAACAACGGCAACTTTCAGCCGAGCAAGGTAACTCTCAACGATCCCCGCTCCAACATCTTGGTCAATGGCAATGCTGCGGTTCTGGAGGGGGTTCTGGGCCAGCTGGCTCAGATCTTTTGCCGGCAATTTTCGGATCCTTGTGTGCAGATCTCTGGCAATGGCCGGGTCGCGAGCATCTCATCCACCGTCAGCAAAGCTGGTGGTGTGGGTATAGGCACTGTGCCAGGTAGTAACCCTACCATTGAAAACAGCACAATCCTCCTGCAGGCTGTGCGGGCTTTGGCTGTTCGCTATAGCGACAACTCTGGCGGGGTTTTCCGTAACAACCAGATTGAAGGGGATCCAGCCACTGCTGCAACTGCTGCGCCAGTGCAGGCTCGGCAAGCAGCTACCGACGGCACAACTGGGATCCAGCTGGATGGAGCGGGGTCGGCACCGGCCATCCAATTTAATAGGATCGGTGTTGGCAGAATAGCTGGCAGTGTTGGTATCCGCATTTTGCAAGGAAGCCAAGCTCGTACTATTTCCGACAATACGTTCATAACCCGCAGTGAAGGCATGGGGGTAGGGATTCAAGTGGTAGCTGGCACTCCGGAGACAGTAGTTGCTGCCTACTTGGCCAACAACCGCTTCCAGGGGAACTTTGCTGAAAGGATCAGCGTTGGCCCTGTGCCCACGCCCACTCCAGAACTGACACCCACACCTACCCCGGAACCGACACCTAGGCTGACTCCAACGCCCATCCCAGCGCCAACACCCAGGCCAACTCCAAGGCCCACCCCAACTCCGGCGCCCACGCCCACTCCAGAACTGACACCCACACCTACCCCGGAACCGACACCTAGGCTGACTCCAACGCCCATCCCAGAGCCAATACCCAGGCCAACGCCAACGCCCACGCCGACGCTAACGCCTACTCCTGCCGGTGTGACGATCACTATCCCAGGCCTGCCTGCTGGTGCTACAGTAAGGGTGACAGGAGCAGGAGGTTCCCCCGTTATTGCCACTTCCACCTCGGTGTCTGGAGATGTGGTTATCTTCCCAGGCCCATTCACCATCCCCTTTGGTGGCCAGGTTCGAGTGACTCCCGCCATTCCTTTGCCTGGGCCGATCAGGGTCGGCGGTACTACCCTTACAATCTTCGACAACACCACTAACCCTGGCAGCACCACCTACTTCAACCTCGGCCCTGCCATTTCGGTGAACTAG
- the ndhI gene encoding NAD(P)H-quinone oxidoreductase subunit I encodes MTFLKRVGEYVSDAFKAAKYIGQGMGVVFDHMNRRPVTVQYPFEKLIPSERFRGRIHFEFDKCIACEICVRVCPIDLPVVDWVYNTELKKKELYSYSIDFGVCIFCANCVEFCPTNCLSVTEDYELATYDRHELNYHQVALGRLPSKVTEDPMVTPLREFAYLPKGVIDPHDLPTGSQRAGKRPEEILAEMRAAKAAEAKEDKTAAEQSN; translated from the coding sequence ATGACTTTTCTAAAGCGCGTTGGCGAATACGTAAGCGATGCCTTCAAGGCTGCTAAGTACATTGGCCAGGGGATGGGGGTCGTCTTCGACCACATGAACCGCCGGCCCGTGACTGTTCAGTACCCCTTTGAGAAGCTGATCCCTTCCGAGCGCTTTCGGGGACGCATTCACTTTGAGTTCGATAAGTGCATTGCCTGCGAGATCTGTGTTCGGGTTTGCCCCATCGACCTGCCCGTGGTGGACTGGGTCTACAACACCGAGCTGAAGAAAAAAGAGCTCTACAGCTACAGCATCGATTTTGGAGTATGCATTTTCTGCGCCAACTGCGTAGAGTTTTGCCCCACCAATTGCCTCTCGGTTACCGAAGATTATGAGCTAGCCACCTACGACCGCCACGAGCTGAACTACCATCAGGTGGCGCTAGGTCGCCTGCCTTCCAAAGTAACAGAGGATCCAATGGTGACACCTCTACGGGAGTTTGCCTACCTGCCCAAGGGGGTGATCGATCCCCACGACCTGCCTACCGGATCCCAGCGAGCTGGGAAGCGACCCGAAGAGATTTTGGCAGAGATGAGAGCGGCTAAAGCAGCAGAAGCAAAAGAGGACAAAACTGCTGCAGAGCAGTCTAACTAA
- the nuoH gene encoding NADH-quinone oxidoreductase subunit NuoH, with translation MTTAGIDLQLGFETALQNLGLSPGAAHALWVPLPMLLMVIAATLGVMVMTWLERKISAAAQQRIGPNMAGPQGVLIPIADGIKLLTKEDVLPSLADPVLFTLGPILVFLPVFLCYLVVPFGQNLLISNIAIGVFFLIATSSVQPIGLLMSGYGSNNKYSLLGGLRAAAQSISYELPLALSVLAVVLMSNGLDTVGIVEQQSGLGILSWNVWRQPIGFVIFLISALAETERIPFDLPEAEEELVAGYQTEYSGMKFALFYLGSYANLLLASLIAAVLYLGGWSFVVPVETIAAWLGIPLDNPFLQIGAAVLGILMTMVKAFIFVFLAILLRWTLPRVRIDQLLDLGWKFLLPVSFVNLLLTAALKLAFPTFFGG, from the coding sequence ATGACAACCGCCGGCATTGACCTACAGCTTGGTTTTGAAACAGCCCTGCAAAACTTGGGCCTGAGCCCAGGCGCTGCCCACGCTTTGTGGGTACCTTTGCCCATGTTGCTCATGGTCATCGCCGCCACCTTAGGAGTGATGGTCATGACCTGGCTAGAGCGGAAGATCTCGGCGGCGGCCCAGCAGCGGATTGGCCCCAACATGGCCGGGCCACAGGGGGTACTGATCCCGATTGCCGATGGCATCAAGCTCTTGACGAAGGAAGATGTGCTGCCCAGCTTGGCCGACCCAGTTTTGTTCACGCTGGGGCCGATCCTGGTTTTCCTGCCGGTCTTTTTGTGTTATCTGGTGGTTCCCTTCGGCCAGAACCTATTGATCTCCAACATCGCCATCGGGGTGTTTTTCTTGATCGCCACCTCCAGCGTGCAGCCCATCGGCCTGTTGATGTCGGGCTACGGCTCCAACAACAAGTATTCTCTGCTGGGGGGGCTGCGGGCGGCGGCCCAGTCAATTAGCTACGAACTGCCCTTGGCCTTGTCGGTGCTGGCGGTGGTGCTGATGAGCAACGGCCTGGACACCGTGGGGATCGTGGAGCAGCAGAGTGGGCTGGGGATCCTCAGTTGGAACGTGTGGCGGCAGCCGATTGGCTTTGTCATTTTCCTGATCTCGGCGCTGGCGGAAACCGAACGGATCCCCTTTGATTTGCCGGAAGCCGAAGAGGAGCTGGTGGCCGGCTACCAGACGGAGTACTCCGGCATGAAATTTGCCCTGTTTTACCTGGGATCCTACGCCAACTTGCTGCTGGCCTCTCTCATTGCGGCGGTGTTGTACTTGGGCGGCTGGTCGTTTGTGGTGCCGGTGGAAACAATTGCCGCCTGGCTCGGGATCCCGTTGGACAACCCCTTTTTGCAGATCGGCGCGGCGGTGTTGGGCATTCTCATGACGATGGTCAAGGCTTTTATCTTTGTGTTTTTGGCCATCCTCTTGCGCTGGACCCTGCCGCGGGTGCGCATTGACCAGCTGTTGGATTTGGGGTGGAAATTTCTGCTGCCCGTCTCGTTTGTGAATTTGCTGTTGACGGCGGCTTTGAAGCTGGCCTTCCCAACCTTTTTCGGGGGTTAA
- a CDS encoding NAD(P)H-quinone oxidoreductase subunit H, translating to MPMIETRTDRMLLNFGPHHPSMHGVLRLLVTLDGENIVDCEPVIGYLHRGMEKIAENRTVVQYLPYVSRWDYGAGMFNEAITVNAVEKLAGIPVPRRASYLRVIMLELTRITNHLLWFGPFLADLGAQTPFLYAMREREWILDLFEAVTGMRLINNNYFRVGGVAVDLPYGWTEKCLDFCEYFLPKVDEYERLVTDNPIFRRRLEGIGVISKQDAINWGLSGPMLRACGVNWDLRKVDHYECYDDFDWEVAVYPEGDCLARYRVRMKEMRESCKIVQQAVKALPGGPFENLEAKRMLEGPKSEWNKGDYQFISKKPSANFKIPKGEAYVRVESAKGELGIYIVGDDNVCPWRWKIRPPGFVNLQVLPQLIRGMKVADMIAILGSIDIIMGEVDR from the coding sequence ATGCCCATGATCGAGACCCGTACTGACCGGATGCTGCTCAACTTTGGGCCGCACCATCCTTCTATGCACGGGGTCTTGCGCCTGCTGGTCACCCTCGATGGCGAAAACATCGTCGACTGCGAGCCGGTGATTGGCTATCTGCACCGCGGCATGGAAAAAATTGCCGAAAACCGCACCGTGGTGCAGTACCTGCCCTACGTCTCCCGCTGGGACTACGGTGCCGGCATGTTCAACGAGGCCATCACCGTCAACGCCGTCGAGAAACTGGCTGGGATCCCGGTGCCCCGGCGGGCCAGCTACCTGCGGGTGATCATGTTGGAGCTGACCCGCATCACCAACCACCTGCTCTGGTTTGGCCCCTTCTTGGCCGACCTGGGCGCCCAAACCCCCTTCCTCTACGCCATGCGGGAGCGGGAGTGGATCTTGGATTTGTTTGAAGCCGTCACCGGCATGCGCCTCATCAACAACAACTACTTCCGCGTCGGGGGCGTGGCGGTGGATCTGCCCTACGGCTGGACGGAAAAATGCCTCGATTTTTGCGAGTACTTCCTGCCCAAGGTAGATGAGTACGAGCGGCTGGTTACCGACAACCCCATCTTCCGCCGGCGGCTGGAAGGGATAGGGGTCATCTCCAAGCAAGATGCCATCAACTGGGGCCTGTCTGGGCCCATGCTGCGGGCCTGCGGCGTCAACTGGGATCTGCGCAAGGTGGATCACTACGAGTGCTACGACGACTTCGACTGGGAGGTGGCGGTTTACCCAGAGGGGGATTGCCTGGCCCGCTATCGAGTGCGCATGAAGGAGATGCGCGAGTCCTGCAAAATTGTGCAGCAGGCGGTGAAGGCCCTGCCCGGTGGCCCCTTTGAAAATCTGGAAGCCAAGCGCATGCTGGAGGGGCCAAAGTCGGAGTGGAACAAGGGCGACTACCAGTTCATCAGCAAAAAGCCCTCGGCCAACTTCAAGATCCCCAAAGGAGAGGCCTACGTACGGGTGGAGAGCGCCAAAGGGGAGCTGGGGATTTACATTGTTGGCGACGACAACGTCTGTCCGTGGCGCTGGAAGATCCGTCCACCCGGCTTTGTCAACCTGCAGGTGTTGCCTCAGCTCATTCGCGGCATGAAGGTGGCCGACATGATCGCCATCTTGGGCAGCATCGACATCATTATGGGGGAGGTGGATCGCTAA
- a CDS encoding DUF3288 family protein, producing MAGSPTNSSSRREQQHPQYDTDRALLNELMAQVQESPPSDWVLAEVARLRIRYHGFPGAWDLQRDLDQILEQWGLSEEELFARTRQIHARGQVYGRSFSTRDDWA from the coding sequence ATGGCTGGTTCCCCTACAAACAGCTCCTCTCGACGGGAGCAGCAGCATCCGCAATACGACACCGATCGGGCTCTTCTCAACGAGCTGATGGCCCAAGTGCAGGAGAGCCCCCCCTCGGATTGGGTGCTGGCCGAAGTGGCCCGTCTGCGCATCCGCTACCACGGCTTTCCCGGCGCCTGGGATCTGCAGCGGGATTTGGATCAGATCTTGGAACAGTGGGGCCTGAGCGAAGAGGAGCTGTTTGCCCGCACCCGCCAGATCCACGCCCGCGGCCAGGTCTACGGCCGCAGCTTCAGTACACGGGATGACTGGGCCTAG
- a CDS encoding carboxymuconolactone decarboxylase family protein yields MRIPPVPPEKADKQLQKVYESLEKTYGTALNPLQVMAHKPQLMRAVMNLYGALHTDNPNLPEELKELVSIRIAQINGCRHYCLPYHTLQAQKHGASPAKIAAVAQARTSALYTEAEKLAIEYAERMTVPSMVVTDSFFARLKTIWSDEDLVELSAWIGFMNFWTKVIAALDVPLDPIFAEQLQAS; encoded by the coding sequence ATGCGGATCCCTCCTGTTCCTCCGGAAAAAGCCGACAAGCAACTGCAGAAGGTTTACGAAAGCCTAGAAAAAACCTATGGCACCGCCCTCAACCCGCTACAGGTAATGGCCCACAAGCCGCAGCTGATGCGGGCGGTGATGAACCTGTACGGAGCGCTGCACACCGACAACCCCAACCTGCCCGAGGAGCTAAAAGAGCTGGTCAGCATCCGCATTGCCCAGATCAACGGCTGCCGCCACTACTGCCTGCCCTACCACACCCTGCAGGCGCAAAAACACGGCGCCTCCCCGGCCAAAATTGCCGCGGTGGCCCAGGCCCGCACCAGCGCCCTCTACACCGAAGCCGAGAAGCTGGCCATCGAGTACGCCGAGCGCATGACCGTGCCCAGCATGGTGGTGACCGACAGCTTCTTTGCCCGCCTCAAAACCATTTGGTCAGACGAAGATCTGGTGGAGCTCTCGGCCTGGATTGGCTTTATGAACTTCTGGACCAAGGTCATCGCCGCTTTGGATGTGCCTCTGGATCCCATCTTTGCCGAGCAGCTCCAGGCTTCCTAG